One part of the Lycorma delicatula isolate Av1 chromosome 7, ASM4794821v1, whole genome shotgun sequence genome encodes these proteins:
- the LOC142327776 gene encoding putative glutathione-specific gamma-glutamylcyclotransferase 2 translates to MWIFGYGSLIWKADFPYKLKLNGYIKGFVRRFYQHSIDHRGTPHKPGRVVTLLPSCDTEAKVWGVAYEIGEEDTESVIKHLDFREKNGYEKVAVKFYPANNNGVENVEPFDLCIYLGTADNQYYAGESDIDSIARIIVDSHGPSGSNKEYLYNLASAMRDLAPNENDNHLFELEAAVRILDNERAIC, encoded by the exons ATGTGGATTTTCGGATACGGCTCTTTAATCTGGAAAGCTGATTTtccatataaattaaaactaaatggaTATATTAAAGGATTCGTAAGACGTTTTTATCAGCATAGCATAGATCATAGAGGCACCCCTCATAAA CCTGGTCGAGTTGTAACTCTACTACCATCATGTGATACAGag GCAAAGGTTTGGGGTGTTGCATATGAAATAGGCGAAGAAGATACAGAAAGTGTAATCAAACATTTAGATTTTAGAGAGAAAAATGGTTATGAAAAGGTTGCCGTTAAGTTTTATCCTGCAAATAATAACGGAGTAGAGAATGTTGAACCGTTTGACTTATGTATATATCTTGGGACAGCTGACAATCAGTATTATGCTGGTGAATCTGATATAGACAGTATCGCAAGAATAATTGTTGATTCACATGGACCTAGTGGTAGCAATAAAGAATACCTTTATAATTTAGCATCAGCTATGAGAGATTTAGCTCCAAATGAAAATGATAACCATTTGTTTGAATTGGAAGCAGCTGTACGAATTTTAGACAATGAAAGAgctatttgttaa
- the LOC142328283 gene encoding sn-1-specific diacylglycerol lipase ABHD11-like — MVNINYRTTRKKSSFQKENVKPIKMAFSVIGKDAKSVSKIDKYPIIIMHGLFGSKMNWSSLAKVFHTETNKKVYLVDARNHGDSPHVNEHTYFHLAEDINLFMSDNNIEKATLIGHSMGGRAVMLFSILYSEKVESLTVADISPVSSPNSMKQMNKLFFAVKDVKLDNKLTLSNGRNLAIAQLTESIKSKSLANFLSMNLAKTESGEFYWKVNVDAIIKIYDPHITIFPLQEGKYYGPTMFICGAESDFVNFDDIGKIKKLFPNADFVKIENAGHWLHAENPKKFSDITCKFIKSAIKS, encoded by the coding sequence ATGGTTAATATTAACTACAGGACCACtagaaaaaaatctagttttcaaaaagaaaatgtgaaaccaATTAAAATGGCATTTTCTGTAATTGGGAAGGATGCAAAATCAGTgtctaaaattgataaatatccaATTATAATAATGCATGGACTTTTTGGTTCAAAAATGAACTGGAGTAGTTTAGCAAAAGTTTTCCatactgaaacaaataaaaaggtCTATTTAGTAGATGCAAGAAATCATGGTGATAGTCCTCATGTTAATGaacatacttattttcatttagctgaagatattaatttgtttatgtcGGATAATAATATCGAGAAAGCTACTTTAATTGGTCACAGTATGGGTGGAAGAGCTGttatgttattttctatattatattcaGAAAAGGTTGAAAGTTTAACAGTTGCTGATATTTCACCAGTCAGTTCACCTAACAGTatgaaacaaatgaataaattattttttgctgtaaAAGATGTAAAATTGGACAATAAATTAACTCTTTCAAATGGTCGAAATTTGGCTATAGCTCAGCTAACAGAATCAATTAAATCTAAATCGTTAGCTAATTTCTTATCAATGAATCTTGCCAAAACAGAAAGTGGTGAATTTTATTGGAAAGTTAATGTTGAcgctattattaaaatttatgatccTCATATAACAATTTTTCCGTTACAAGAAGGTAAATATTATGGACCAACCATGTTTATTTGTGGAGCAGAAtcagattttgttaattttgacgATATAGGtaagattaaaaagttatttccaaatgctgattttgttaaaatagaaaatgcTGGTCATTGGTTACATgctgaaaatccaaaaaaattttctgatattaCTTGCAAGTTTATTAAGTCAGCTAtcaaaagttaa